From a single Cyclobacterium marinum DSM 745 genomic region:
- the purU gene encoding formyltetrahydrofolate deformylase, producing the protein MHTAILIVQCKDNKGIVAAVSQFLYENNGNILAVDQYIDEELGDFFMRAEWELETFAIEKDSILEEFKKNVGFKYEMQYSLSFNFPKPKMALFVSKLSHCLFDILSRYYSGQFNVEIPLVISNHPDLEPVVKAFGIPYYHLPVTKENKFTQEKRQLELMKEHQVDFVVLARYMQILSGDFINNFPNNIINIHHSFLPAFVGAKPYHAAYKRGVKIIGATAHYVTEELDAGPIIEQDVARVRHHNTIDELVQIGQDVEKVVLSKAIKYHLARKIQVVGNRTIIFN; encoded by the coding sequence ATGCATACAGCCATTTTAATTGTACAATGTAAGGATAATAAAGGTATAGTTGCCGCCGTTTCCCAATTTCTATATGAGAACAATGGGAATATATTAGCTGTAGATCAGTACATTGACGAGGAATTAGGTGATTTTTTTATGCGTGCTGAGTGGGAACTGGAAACTTTTGCCATAGAAAAAGACTCCATTTTAGAAGAATTTAAGAAAAATGTAGGGTTCAAATATGAAATGCAATATTCCCTGTCATTCAATTTCCCGAAACCTAAAATGGCACTTTTTGTTTCTAAATTGTCTCATTGTCTTTTTGATATATTGAGTCGGTATTATTCCGGACAATTCAATGTGGAGATTCCTTTGGTTATTTCCAATCACCCGGATTTAGAGCCTGTAGTGAAAGCTTTTGGAATACCTTATTATCATTTGCCTGTTACCAAGGAGAACAAATTTACCCAAGAGAAAAGACAGCTTGAGCTTATGAAAGAGCATCAAGTTGATTTTGTTGTTTTGGCCAGATACATGCAGATTTTATCCGGCGACTTTATTAATAACTTCCCCAACAATATTATCAATATTCACCATTCATTTTTACCTGCTTTCGTAGGGGCAAAACCCTACCATGCAGCCTATAAGCGAGGGGTTAAAATTATTGGCGCTACTGCCCACTACGTTACCGAAGAACTAGATGCAGGACCTATTATTGAACAGGATGTAGCTAGGGTTCGCCATCACAATACGATTGACGAATTGGTGCAAATAGGTCAGGATGTGGAAAAGGTCGTGCTTTCCAAAGCTATCAAATACCATTTGGCAAGAAAAATTCAAGTGGTGGGCAATCGCACAATTATTTTTAACTAA
- a CDS encoding META domain-containing protein, with amino-acid sequence MNLYFKSSLVLLIAVFLFSCHSEPVELADHDWKVTDLSGSPASKSELAKLSLEFKDGKEIGGFAGCNNFRGGATYNQEQIQFSTLYTDNRSCKLEQLEQRFLSNLESSKQYSYYAGKLILQDESGNILVELEQL; translated from the coding sequence ATGAATTTATATTTTAAATCGAGTCTTGTTCTATTAATAGCTGTTTTCTTATTTTCATGCCATTCAGAACCTGTAGAATTAGCTGATCATGACTGGAAGGTTACAGATCTCTCCGGATCTCCTGCAAGCAAAAGTGAATTGGCAAAACTCTCTTTAGAGTTTAAAGATGGAAAAGAAATCGGTGGATTTGCAGGCTGCAACAATTTTAGGGGAGGAGCGACCTACAATCAGGAACAGATTCAGTTTTCGACTTTATACACAGACAATAGGTCCTGTAAACTTGAGCAATTGGAACAAAGGTTTTTATCCAATCTAGAATCCAGTAAGCAATACTCCTATTACGCAGGTAAACTCATTTTACAAGATGAAAGTGGGAATATACTTGTAGAACTGGAGCAATTATAA